The sequence AAAATTAGTAGCGGCCAATCAAATCGCCCGACACCTGAGAAAAGGAAAGGTAGAGGCCATTTCAGGCATTTATGGGGTAGATGCCGAATTTATCCAATACGTTATATCCAAAAACAACCGGCTTACGAAAAAGCAATTAAGAGAGCTTCATTTTCCGGAAACGGCAATCGTAGCAGGAGTGATTCGTGGAGATGCCGTTTTTATTCCTGATGGTGATTTTAAATTGCAGCTGAATGATAAGGCAATAGTTTTGGCCCTTCCTTCTGCAAAGTCCAGTCTGGAGAAATTATTTAATTAGCCTATGATTCATTATAAGGCGATTGCAAAAGTCATGGGAGGGTTATTGATGCTGTTGGGCTTACTGATGCTCCCCGGTATCGCATTCAGTTTCTACTATAAAAGTGGTGACCATATGCCACTGATTTATTCGGCCTTTGTGTCCATGGCCATCGGAGGACTCTTGTTTTTCTCTTTTTCCAAGGAAGACCAAAATATTAGAAAGCGTGAGGGATATTTGATCGTGGCATTGAGTTGGATTTTTATGTCCATTTTTGGAATGTTACCTTACCTGGTGAGTGGAACGCTTACCAATTTGTCAGATGCGGTTTTTGAGACAGTATCAGGTTTGACCACTACTGGGGCTTCTGTCTTGAATGATATAGAGGCACTGCCAAAAGGTATCCTGTTTTGGCGGAGCATGACACAGTGGATTGGTGGATTGGGCATTATCGTCTTGACGGTAGCGATTTTTCCATTATTGGGCATTGGTGGCATTGAATTGTTTGTAGCCGAATCCCCGGGGCCGACTTCAGATAAGCTGCATCCGCGAATTAGGGAGACGGCCAAGAGACTATGGTATGTTTATGTGGGACTTACCATCCTTTGTGCAGGATTGTATTATATAGGTGGAATGGATTTTTATGATGCCGTTAACCACTCGCTTACGACGTTGGCTACAGGTGGTTTCTCTACAAAAAATGCCAGTATGGCCTATTTTGATGTGCCGTTTATCCAGTATGTTGCCATTCTTTTTATGTTTTTGGCAGGAACCAACTTTACGGTAATCTATTTTGGGATAATGGGCAAGTTTGATCGGGTCTGGAAAAGTGATGAATTTAAAGCCT comes from Echinicola vietnamensis DSM 17526 and encodes:
- a CDS encoding TrkH family potassium uptake protein, which codes for MIHYKAIAKVMGGLLMLLGLLMLPGIAFSFYYKSGDHMPLIYSAFVSMAIGGLLFFSFSKEDQNIRKREGYLIVALSWIFMSIFGMLPYLVSGTLTNLSDAVFETVSGLTTTGASVLNDIEALPKGILFWRSMTQWIGGLGIIVLTVAIFPLLGIGGIELFVAESPGPTSDKLHPRIRETAKRLWYVYVGLTILCAGLYYIGGMDFYDAVNHSLTTLATGGFSTKNASMAYFDVPFIQYVAILFMFLAGTNFTVIYFGIMGKFDRVWKSDEFKAYVLVVALIIVGLTVPVFLASGFGFEKAFRDTAFQVVSLITTTGFVTADYTSFGHGLTILFFLLLFVGGCAGSTAGGIKFIRHLTFFKNTLLEFKRIVHPRAIVTLKINNERVTGKIITHIMIFLLIYLMVFVVGSVLLSIVGYDMLTSFGAVATCLGNVGPAIGNVGPLDNFSFFDPFTKVFLSAIMLLGRLELFTILVLFTPYFWRAN